Proteins encoded by one window of Rubinisphaera margarita:
- a CDS encoding PQQ-binding-like beta-propeller repeat protein → MALRWIALQLAFVLVVAQNVSGATFTGRITKISPDQSSITVASTLQDDEKVFAVNGRDLKVIINKRSAKVAQLAVGDLISVFTTSTGQPTRIYRNDPNPSSTPTGTTVASNEPGTEGSTDNAPWSQFLGPDRKNRSPETGLLKQWPESGPELLWTARGLGEGYSSVSIADGKVFTMGTRADQEAIIALDLKTGSELWAIRNGSVFQDGQGNGPRSTPTWDNGTLYTLGAAGDLTCASDDGQLIWTINILERFSASNIVWGISESPLIDGDKLICTPGGTAATMVALKKSDGSPIWQCRVPQNPKAGYASAIVADLRGRKQYVNFCHSGLFAVDASSGQALWGDDNAANDTANCSSPIELDESIFYASGYGTGGALLDFSGNITKPKLAYKTEKMKNHHGGMVELDGYIYGANDNILTCLNAQTGTPTWQERLSGNGKGAITYADGCLYFRSERGPMYLISANPNAFEQLGQFDQPERSGKNAWARPVVADGKLFLRDQDLLLCYKIAE, encoded by the coding sequence ATGGCACTCCGTTGGATCGCTTTGCAGCTCGCTTTTGTCCTCGTTGTCGCCCAGAACGTCAGTGGGGCAACTTTCACTGGTCGGATTACAAAGATCTCGCCGGATCAGAGTTCGATCACGGTCGCGTCGACGCTTCAGGACGACGAAAAAGTCTTTGCAGTCAACGGCCGCGATCTGAAGGTGATCATCAATAAGCGATCGGCCAAGGTCGCGCAGCTCGCGGTTGGCGATCTCATCTCGGTGTTTACAACGTCCACAGGACAGCCGACGCGGATTTATCGGAATGATCCAAATCCTTCGAGCACTCCCACCGGGACCACCGTGGCAAGCAATGAACCCGGGACGGAGGGATCCACAGACAACGCTCCCTGGTCGCAGTTCCTGGGACCGGACCGGAAAAATCGTTCCCCTGAGACCGGACTGCTGAAGCAATGGCCTGAATCGGGCCCCGAACTGCTCTGGACCGCCCGCGGCCTGGGAGAAGGTTATTCGTCAGTCAGTATCGCTGATGGCAAAGTCTTCACGATGGGAACGCGGGCCGACCAGGAAGCGATTATTGCTCTCGACCTGAAGACCGGTTCCGAACTCTGGGCAATTCGTAACGGCAGTGTTTTTCAGGACGGGCAGGGTAATGGCCCCCGCAGTACGCCCACGTGGGATAACGGAACGCTTTATACACTCGGAGCAGCCGGTGACCTCACCTGTGCGTCCGACGACGGCCAGCTGATCTGGACCATTAATATCCTGGAGCGGTTCTCCGCTTCGAATATCGTCTGGGGAATCTCTGAGTCTCCCCTGATCGATGGCGACAAGCTCATCTGCACGCCCGGTGGGACTGCGGCTACGATGGTGGCTCTGAAGAAGTCTGACGGGTCTCCAATCTGGCAGTGCAGGGTGCCGCAGAATCCGAAGGCGGGATACGCCTCGGCCATCGTTGCCGATCTTCGCGGACGGAAGCAGTACGTAAACTTCTGCCACAGTGGGCTGTTTGCCGTTGATGCTTCGAGCGGCCAGGCTCTCTGGGGCGATGACAACGCGGCCAATGATACGGCCAACTGCAGTTCCCCAATCGAGCTGGACGAGTCGATCTTCTACGCCTCCGGTTACGGCACGGGGGGCGCATTGCTTGATTTCAGCGGAAACATCACGAAGCCCAAGCTGGCTTACAAAACAGAGAAAATGAAGAACCATCACGGCGGGATGGTCGAACTCGACGGCTACATTTACGGAGCGAACGACAATATTCTGACCTGCCTCAACGCACAGACCGGAACACCAACGTGGCAGGAGCGGCTTTCCGGAAATGGGAAGGGAGCCATCACCTATGCTGATGGCTGCCTATACTTCCGCAGCGAGCGCGGCCCGATGTACCTGATCAGTGCGAACCCCAACGCGTTTGAACAGCTTGGCCAATTCGACCAGCCGGAACGAAGCGGGAAAAACGCCTGGGCTCGTCCTGTTGTCGCCGATGGAAAACTCTTCCTCCGCGATCAGGATCTCCTGCTCTGCTACAAGATCGCTGAGTAG
- a CDS encoding RidA family protein has product MTQSISETLASLGLQLPSAPDAVGAYVPVLRSGHLVMTSGQLPTIGKEVAFQGQVGHDLTREDGRNAAEVACLNALAQIAKEVGGLENVKRVVRLEGFVQSAAGFYDQPYVMNGASELLLKLFGDAGKHTRFAIGCNTLPLNAAVELALWAEV; this is encoded by the coding sequence ATGACGCAGAGCATCTCTGAAACCCTGGCAAGCCTGGGACTGCAATTGCCGTCCGCACCGGACGCTGTCGGTGCCTACGTGCCGGTCCTGCGGTCGGGGCATCTGGTGATGACAAGCGGCCAGTTGCCGACGATCGGCAAGGAAGTCGCCTTCCAGGGCCAGGTGGGGCACGACCTGACGCGCGAAGATGGTCGGAATGCCGCGGAGGTCGCCTGCCTGAACGCTCTGGCGCAGATCGCCAAAGAGGTCGGTGGTCTGGAGAACGTGAAGCGGGTGGTCCGGCTCGAAGGATTCGTGCAGTCAGCAGCCGGCTTTTATGACCAGCCTTACGTGATGAACGGAGCTTCGGAGCTGCTGCTCAAGTTGTTTGGCGATGCCGGCAAGCACACGCGTTTCGCGATCGGGTGTAATACCCTGCCGCTCAACGCTGCGGTTGAGCTGGCTCTGTGGGCCGAAGTCTAA
- a CDS encoding response regulator transcription factor has translation MTVLTSSASAAGTNPRLGQTVFIVDDNESVRLSLSYLLQSVHLNVKTFASAKEFLEYVDPHSDGCAIVDILMPEMSGTELLRELLKRKVLFPIIMLTAHADVPVAVESMRLGAFDFLQKSCSEQELMDCVLHALQESHALHTNVHNELEVRKLMAGLSPREAEVTEHVITGQTSREIAATLGISQKTVDTHRANVMKKLKVSNVAELIRKVVMVRQDSRTSDQ, from the coding sequence ATGACAGTGCTCACATCTTCAGCCAGTGCGGCGGGGACGAACCCACGCCTTGGACAAACGGTCTTCATCGTCGACGATAATGAGAGTGTCCGGCTTTCACTCTCTTACCTTCTTCAATCGGTCCATCTGAACGTGAAAACGTTCGCTTCGGCGAAAGAATTTCTGGAATATGTCGACCCGCACTCCGATGGCTGTGCGATTGTCGACATTCTCATGCCGGAAATGAGCGGGACCGAGTTGCTGCGGGAATTGCTCAAACGGAAAGTTCTGTTTCCCATCATCATGCTGACCGCACACGCCGACGTGCCAGTCGCGGTTGAGTCGATGCGACTGGGTGCCTTCGACTTTCTGCAGAAGAGTTGCAGTGAGCAGGAACTGATGGATTGCGTGCTGCACGCTCTGCAGGAAAGCCACGCGCTGCATACCAATGTCCATAACGAGCTTGAAGTCCGTAAGCTCATGGCGGGACTTTCTCCGCGTGAAGCCGAAGTGACCGAGCATGTGATCACGGGCCAGACGAGTCGGGAGATCGCCGCAACTCTGGGGATTTCTCAGAAAACGGTCGATACCCATCGCGCCAACGTGATGAAGAAACTCAAGGTCAGCAATGTAGCGGAGTTAATCCGTAAAGTTGTTATGGTTCGCCAGGACTCCAGAACCTCTGACCAGTAA
- the fhcD gene encoding formylmethanofuran--tetrahydromethanopterin N-formyltransferase, which produces MNRFRWRNLLLTETFAEAFSVTGTRILVTAETERWVEIAAREVTGYGTSVISCDAEAGLDQMLCPEETPDGRPGAALMFFTFNRDALAKAMISRVGQCLLTCPTTAVFNGVDLSDEEPKFIDLGNQLRYFGDGFQASKVIGDRRYWRIPVMDGEFLCEDRIESFRGVAGGNVLIGGETQAAALRAAESATDAMRECPQVILPFPGGIVRSGSKVGSRYKALRASTYDAYCPTLKARTETCLLPETSAVYEIVIDGRSADHVGAAMRAGLDALSECDGVTEVSAGNYGGKLGKHHFHLRALTEETATASR; this is translated from the coding sequence ATGAATCGCTTCCGCTGGCGTAATCTTCTGCTCACGGAGACTTTCGCGGAAGCGTTTTCCGTGACAGGTACGCGAATCCTGGTCACGGCGGAGACCGAACGCTGGGTTGAGATCGCCGCCCGGGAAGTGACCGGTTACGGGACGAGCGTGATCTCCTGCGATGCCGAAGCGGGGCTCGATCAGATGCTCTGTCCCGAGGAGACTCCCGACGGCCGTCCGGGAGCCGCGTTGATGTTCTTTACCTTCAACCGCGATGCTCTGGCCAAAGCGATGATCAGCCGCGTCGGGCAATGTCTGCTCACCTGCCCGACCACAGCCGTGTTCAACGGGGTCGATCTTTCAGACGAAGAACCGAAGTTCATCGATCTGGGAAATCAACTCCGGTACTTCGGCGACGGCTTCCAGGCGTCCAAAGTTATCGGCGATCGTCGTTACTGGCGGATCCCGGTTATGGATGGAGAGTTTCTCTGTGAAGATCGCATCGAGAGCTTTCGCGGCGTCGCTGGCGGGAATGTTCTGATCGGCGGTGAGACACAAGCTGCTGCACTGCGGGCGGCTGAATCCGCGACGGATGCCATGCGGGAATGTCCGCAGGTAATTCTCCCCTTCCCCGGCGGCATCGTGCGGAGTGGAAGCAAGGTTGGCTCGCGGTACAAAGCCCTGAGAGCCAGTACTTATGATGCTTACTGTCCGACTCTGAAAGCGCGAACCGAGACCTGTCTGCTGCCGGAAACTTCTGCGGTCTACGAGATCGTCATTGATGGGCGGTCCGCCGATCATGTGGGTGCGGCGATGCGGGCGGGACTGGATGCGCTCTCTGAGTGCGACGGCGTTACAGAGGTTTCTGCCGGAAATTACGGGGGGAAACTGGGGAAGCATCACTTCCACCTGCGAGCTCTGACGGAGGAAACTGCCACGGCGAGTCGATAA